In Patescibacteria group bacterium, the genomic stretch GGTCGCCGTCTGCCCGGCCATGTCCGCCGCGTCGTGAATCCAGGTTCGTTCCATATTACGGGGTGAGTCGGTTAATGAGCCTCGGGAACGGGATGGTCTCGCGGATGTGCTGCACTCCGCAGATCCAGCCCACGATGCGCTCGAGGCCGTAGCCGAAGCCGCTGTGCGGGACCGAGCCGTACTTGCGCAGGTCGAGATACCACTGGAATTGGTCGACGGGCAGCGCGTGCTCCCTGATGCGGGCGAGCAAAGCGTCGTGGTCGTCCTCGCGCTGGCTCCCGCCGATGATCTCGCCGTAGCCTTCGGGCGCGAGCAGGTCGGCGTTGAGCACGCGCGTGGGATCGGCCGGGTCCCGCTTCATGTAGAACGCCTTCACGACGGCCGGGTACTTTTCCACGAAGATGGGGCGGTCGTACTGCTTGGTGAGGATCGTCTCGTCGTCGGCGCCCAAATCGTCCATGTCGCCGATGTCGCTGCCCAGCTCGCGCAGCTTCTTCACCGCCTCGGCATGCGTCATGCGCACGAACGGGGCCTGCACCTTCTTGAGCGGCTCGACGTCACGCTCCAAGATCTTGAGCTCGTGCGCATTCTTCGCGAGCACGTCCGCAACGATGCGGCATATGAGCCCTTCCTGGATGGCGAGGTTCCCCTCGTGCTCCACGAATGCGGCCTCGGCGTCCATCATCCAAAACTCGGTGAGGTGCCGGCGCGTCTTCGATTTCTCGGCGCGGAACACCGGCCCGAAGTCGAAGCAGCGCCCGACGCTCATCACGGCAGCTTCAAGATACAGCTGCCCTGACTGCGACAAGTACGCCTTGCCGAGCTCGAAGTAATCCATTTCGAAAAGCTCGGTCGTCCCTTCGCACGCGTTCGGTGTGAGGATCGGCGAATCGATCTTGATGAATCCCTGCTCGTTGAGATAAGCGAAAGTAGAATTGATGATCGTGTTGCGCACGCGCTGGATCGCCCACTGCTTCTCGCTGCGCAGCCACAGGTGGCGCTGGTCGTGGAGGAAATCCGGCCCGTGGTCCTTCTTGCCGATCGGATAATCGTCCGGCGCGATTTGGATTGCCTTGAAGGAGGTCCCGTCAAGTTCAAACCCGGTCCCGGCACGATCCGGCTTCACCGTCCCCGTGACGATGACCGACGACTCCAGGCGGATGCTCTCAAGGATCGCCCACTGCTCTTGCGAAAGCGCCGCCTTGGAATAGACGACCTGCACGCGCCCGGTCCCGTCGCGGAACTGCAAAAAGAAAATCTTCCCGCTGGAGCGGAAGTTGTACGCCCAGCCTTTAAGCTCGATTTCTTGGCCAACGTGAGCGCCGATTTCGGAGACGGTCGTCGAGGTCATAGCATCCAAAGTCAGCGCAAATTGTAGCGAAAAGACTCGGAAAAGGCAATGAAAAAACTCGGAGTCTAGGGTTGGGGCCCATAGAGATCCGAGCTTTGAGCAGTTCAAATCACAGGTTCACCGTGAAGAGTCGGTTCAGATCAGGGGAAGTGACCATACTTCTCAAATTCCCCCGGCTCGGCATCGAGTTTGTAGCCACCAAGCTGGAGCGCGGGGTGGTCGGCGTTGTGGCCGATGTGCTCATGGTAGAGCCAAACGATGGTGAGACTCTCATCGGTAAAGGTGTACCACATGGTGGAATACTTGGCATAATCCACCACAGCCCACTCCACTGTGGGTTTGTGGTTGTCGGTGTCATGACCCATCAGGCGGTTCTTGCCGGATTTCAGACAGTCCAAGCGTCGCGTAAGAAATCCGCGCACGCGCTCGATGCGGTTCGCATGCATCTCGAAGGTCTGCTCGACTCCCTTCTCCCCTTCCCCTTTGCGGATGCGTAGGGTGAGGAACGTTTGGCGGCCCTTTGGGAGCTCCGGTGCGCTCTTCGCGAGCGCGTCGAACGTTTCTTCGCCGTATCCCCAGCCCTCTTCCTCGTTGGCGATCCGGAACCGATTGATGAGCTCCTCCACCGGCAAGGCGAAGGGGTTGGAGTCCCTAAACGACCGATAGGACTCCAACATTTGGCCGAACAACGACGGGTCCTCAACGATGTTTTTGACCTCCTCGGCCGTCATGTTCGACGCAACGATCACGCGCTCGAACGCCATCCATTCTCCGAGGGTCAATTCTTTCGGAAGGCGAGCCATGTGGCGAGCCCCTTTCTTGTTGCCGCGTGGCGAGTATGAGTCGTCCAACCATCTGAACACCCATGCGAACCATTGTTTGAACGCGGCCATTTATGGCCGAGATTCAGCCCCAAATTACCGCGTTCAAGCACGACTCTTTATTAAAAGAACGACTGCTAAGAGTAGATGAAAAGGAGACTTTTGTCAACCCTTAGACAATGCACGCGGCGCGGAGGGAGTTCGCTGGAATCGTCGGGAAATGGGAGATGATGAGGCTTTCCACGGCCTCGTGGAACGCCTCAAGCGTGTCGGCGGGGAGGTGCGGGCGCAGCTGGTGCTCGAACCGTTCGGCAAGCGCGAAGCGGATGAGCTTGAGCGTCTCGTCCTTCATGGGCCGGGCGGCGAACCATTGCGAGGCGTCGCGCGTGGCGCACCCGTCGCACACCACGCCGCCTTTGGGGGCGTACCAGCGGTAGGAGCCGGGGCGCAGCGCGTCCTTGCACGCGAGGCAGTTGGCGAGCTCGGGACGGTAGCCGATGATGGCGAGAAGCTTGAGCGCGAACGCGGCGAGCAGGAACCCGGCGCGTTCGGCGGAGAGCGCCGGCGCCTCGTCCACGGCCGAAAGGAATCGCTTGAGTTCGTCGTAGAGCACCGGATCGGCCTCGTGCGGCTTGGTGCCGATGTCCACCAGGTGCAATGCGCCGGAAACGAGCGTGAGCTTGCCGGGGTCGGTGTACAGATTCGAGAACGCACGCACGCGATCCGACGCGGCCACGGTGAAATATTGCCGCCCGTCGACCAGTAACAGGTCGATCTCGGCTGGCATCTCAAGGTGCGGCGTCAACTTCGCAAGCGGCTTGTGCCCGCCGCGCGCCAAAAACTCCACCTTCCCGTACCCGTCCGTGAACGCCGAATACCACCGATCGGCTTCCCGGTGGTCCCGCCGCGAAAGCACGACGCCGGTTGTCCGAAAGAGGGTGGCCATCAGGGGGACGTCTTCGCGGGCATCTTTTTCCTCACGACCAAGACCGCCACCCAGGCTCCGGCCATAGACGGCAGCGCCTGGACGGCTTGGTGGAGCCTGTCGTCCGCTGACGCGAGCAGAGATACGGAATATAGCGTGATGAACGCGGCGAGCGAGACGGCTGTCCGCATCTTATGGCCGGGTGCCGTCGCGGTGCCGAAAAAGACGAAACAGAAGGCTGCCAAGCCCCAGACGAGCGCGAGGATCCCCTCTCGGACGAGAAGGTATCTCATAAAGCCGCTCGTCCATGAGACGCCGAACTCCGGGATAAGCCGCGCGAGCAAGAATGCCAAAGGGACGATGCAAATGACGAACAAGCATCCGGCAGAAAGGAAGGCGACGGGAAGGATGAGGACCCATCTCAGGATGCGCGTTGATCGGTTCATAGCCTAGGTGCGTTCGATCCGCCGGCCCAAATACTGCTGCACGATGAGCATCGCCGCGAGCGCATCCTCTTCCGCGTCCGACCCCTCTTCGCGCTGGAGACGGATGCTTTCGGCCGTCGTATAACTTTCGTCTTCTTCGACAACGGGAATCGAGATAGCTCCCTCAAGGGCTTTGATGAACGCGCGCGTCTTGTCGAGCTGCGCCGAGCTGTGATGCCCGCCGGTCGAAAGTGGGACCCCGACGACGATCATGTCGATATCCTCCGCACTGACCCGCTTCGCGAAGACGCGGATCGTCTCCTCCCCACGGTTCGGCACCACGTCGAGCGGCACAGCGACACCTACGGTGCTGTCCCCGAACGCGAGCCCGATCTTCTTGTCGCCGTAATCGATGCCGAGGATCCTCATACGGGCAACGGCGTGATGATTTCCGGCCCATCCTTTGTGACGACGATCGTCACCTCAAAGTGCGATCCGCGCTTGCCATCCGCCATCACCACGGCCCAACCGTCGTCGGCGGTCTTCACGCGGTAGTCGCCTTCGCCAAGCATCGGCTCGAGCGCAAGCACCATCCCCTCCTTGATCTTCACCTTGGGGTGGTGCGGGCTCGTGAAATTCGGCACGTGCGGCGCCTCGTGCACCTTGTGGCCCACGCCGTGGCCCGTGAGCGCGCGCACGATCCCATACCCGTGCGGGCCCACGGACCTCTCCACCGCGCGGGCGACGTCTTCGATCTCCCCGCCGACCTTCACGGCCGCGACCGCGTCCATGAGCGCCTGACGCGTCACGCGAATCAGCTTCGCCGCCGCCGCGTCCACCTTCCCGACCGGAACCGTGACGGCCATGTCCGTGCACAGCCCCTCAAACCAGCACCCGATGTCGAGCCCCACCACGTCGCCTTCCTTGAGCGTGAGGTCGCGGTTCCCCAGGCCGTGCACCACTTCCGCATTGATGGATACGCACACCGTACTCGGGAATGGCGGGTCGTCCTTGTCATTCTGATAGCCAAGGAACGACGGCGTCCCTCCCCCGTCACGGATCACCTTCTCCGCGACCGCGTCGATGTCTTTCACAACGGCCCCCGGCTTCACGGCATCCACCGCCGCCTTCAATGCGCGCGAAAGCAGCGCCCCGCCCCGGCGCAGTTTCTCGATCTCTTCCGGGGTCTTGGTCATGGACATAGCTACCGATCGATTGCCTTCACGATGCGATTGTGGATCTCCTCGACCTCGCCGACCCCGTCGATGCGGCGCACCAGCCCTTGGCCGCCATACACCGCGATGAGCGGTTCGGTCTCTTCTTCGTAGATCCTGAGGCGCTTCTCGATGGCCTCTGGCGTGTCGTCCTTGCGCACATCCATGCGACCGCCGCATTCGCAGGCGTCGCCCGGCTTGCGGCCGTCCTTCATGCTGTACACGGTGCCGCATGTGAAACAGGTCAACCGACCGGACAGGCGGCGCAACGATTCCTCTTTCGGGACCTCGATGACGACCACGTGCGTGGGCTTGTCGAAGGTGAACGCCTTGGCCTGCTCCTTGCTTCGCGGATAGCCGTCGAGAAGATACCCGTTCTTGACATCCGACTGGCCGAGACGCTTGCGCAGTACGCGCGCCGCGGTCTGGTCGCTCACCAGGTTGCCGGGGGCGATGATGGCGTCGATTTCCTTGCCGAGCGCCGAGCCGGTGGCGATCTCGTCGCGCAACAGCTGCCCCATGCTGAACGCCGGGATCCCGAGCTCGCGGGCGACGAGCTTGGCTTGGGTCCCTTTGCCGCTTCCTTGCGGGCCGAGCAGGAGGATTTTGAGGGGGGCATTCATACGAAACCGATGATAGCAGCGTTACGAACCAAGGAACAGCTACTAAACAACGAAACTACGATCAGTTCGTAGTTTCGTAATAGTTCGTTGGTTCGTAACGATTACAGCTCGTACTCCCTCATCGTCAGCTGCGCCTCGATCTGCTTCACCGTGTCGATCACGACCGAGACCACGATGAGCACCGAGGTGCCGCCGATGATCAGGCTCGCGTTCCCGCTGGTCGCCTGGACGACGTTCGGCAATACGGCGACGATGGCAAGGAACGTGGCGCCGGCGAGCAGCAGGCGGTTGGTGATCCACCCGAGATACTGGGCGGTCGGAACCCCCGGACGGATGCCCGGGATGAACCCGCCTTGCTTCTGGAGGTTCTCCGCCACGCGGTCCGGATGGAAGATCACGCTCGCGTAGAAGAAGGTGAAGGCGAACACGAGGACCGCGAACGTCGTCGCGTACACCGTCTGGTTCTCGAACATGCGTATGATCCACTGGGCGGCCTCGCGCACGGCCGGGGTGGTGGCGTTCACGAAGAACTGGGCGAGCGTGGTCGGGAACAGGATCATCGAGATGGCGAAGATGATCGGGATCACGCCGCCGAGGTTCAGCTTGAGCGGGAGGAAGCTTGAGACCGCGCCGGCGAGCCGGCTGCCGCGCATCTGGCGCGCGTATTGCACCGGGATCTTGCGTACCGCCTCGTTCATCACCACGATGGCGACCACGGTGACCACGACCACGGCCGCGAACCCGAGGACGGTGACGAGCTGCGAACGGTCGTACGTGGCGAACGCCTGCGAAAGCCCGCTCGGAAGCCCGGCGATGATGCCGGAAAAGATGATGATCGAAATGCCGTTGCCGACGTTCTTCTCGGAAATGAGCTCCCCGAGCCACATGAGGAACACCGTGCCGGCGGTCATGGCCGTGATGGCGAGCACAACGGTGAACGCCGTGCTGTCGGTGAAGATGGCCTGGCCGGAGGCCTGGGAGCCGAACAGGAGGATGAGGCTGTACCCCTGGAGGAACGCGAGCGGCACGGTGAGCAGGCGGGTCCAGCGGTTGATGCGCGCGCGTCCCTGCTCCTCCTTCTGCATCTCCTCCATGCTCGGGACGATCATCGCGAGGAGCTGGAAGATGATGGACGCGGTGATGTACGGGCCCACCCCGAGGGCGACCACGGAAAAGTTCGTGAGCGTGCCGCCGGAGACGAGGTTCAGGAGCCCGAACAGCTGGTTGCCGCTCGCGAGGCTCGTGAGCGCGTCCGGGTTCACCCCCGGCACCGGCACGTGCGCGGCGAACCGTGTCACCACGAGCAGCGCGAACACGAACAGGAGGCTCTTGCGGACCTCGGGGGATTTCCAGATGCGGCGGATGGGAAGCATAGGGGGATATTTAGAATGTAGGATGTAGGATGAAGGATACCATCCTACAGTCTTCATCCTTCAGTCTTCAGTTCAAGATGCTGCCGCCCGCCTTCTCGATCTTCGCCCTGGCGCCGGCGGACACCGCGAGGCCGGACAGGGTGAGGGCGATGCCGATCTTCCCGTCGCCGAGCACCTTCGCGGGAGCGGTCGGCGAGGAGATGAGTCCCTTCTTGCACAGGAAGGCCGGCGTCACCTTGGAGCCGTCCGCGAAGGCGCGGGCGAGGTCGGAGACGTTCACGGCTTCCACCTCTCGCGCGAGGCTCTTGAACCCGCGGCGCTTCGGGATGCGCATCATGATGCGGCGCAGCCCCATGAGCTTGAGCCCGGCCTTGCCGCCGGCGCGGGCGCGCTGACCCTTGGCGCCCCGACCTGAATACGTGCCGCCTTTGGACAGGCCGCGGCCCACGCGCTTGCCAGCGCGGCGGGAACCCTTCTCAGGCTTGATGGAATGCAGGGTCATCGACATAGGATTGGGGTTAGGCCTTGGGCTCTTCCGTGGGGTTCTCCGCCTTCGGCGAGCGGGCCGGACGGGCGCGCAGCTCGCGGATGGCCGCGAGCGTGGCCTGGGCGATATTGATCTTGTTGCTCGAGTTCATCACCTTTGAGACCGCGTTCGGGACGCCGGCCATCTCGAGCACGATGCGCGCGGCCCCGCCGCACTTGAGGCCGACCCCCTTCGGGGCGGGCTTCAGCAGCACCTCGGCCGAACCGAACTTGGCATGGACCGCATGCGTGATCGTGTCGTTCTCAAGCGTGATGCGCACCATGTGCTTCTTGGCCTGGCGGTACGCCTTGTCCATGGACAGCTGCACGTCGGCCCCTTTCGCGACGCCCAGGCCCACGCGACCTTTCTTGTCGCCGATCACGAGCGCGGCACGGAAGGACATGCGCTTCCCGCCGGCCGTGACGCGCGTCACGCGGTCGAGCGCGAGCGTCTTCTGCTCGAACTCCCTCGCTTCACGGTCGGAACGGCCGCCGCTCCTGCGCGGACCGCCGCGACCGGCACCGCCGCCTTGTCCGCCGCGACCGGGAGCGCCACCGGGGCGCGAGCTTCCGCGCGCGGAGGCGCGAGGAGCGGAGCCGGCGGCGGGAGGCGTTGCGTTGGGTTTCTTGTCGTCCATAGCATTAGAAATTCAATCCGGCTTCGCGGGCGCCGTCGGCAAGTGCGGCCACGCGGCCGTGATAACGGTAGCTCCCGCGGTCAAACACGGCCATGGTGACGCCGAGCGCCTTTGCCTTCTCGCCAAGGGCCTTCCCCACCGCGCGGGCGACCTCGACCGGCTTCATATGTTCCTTTCCGCCGGAGGCGGATCCGCCTTTGGCGGACACGTCGCGATCGGAAGCGGCACAAAGGGTGCGGCCGGCCCCGTCGTCGATGAGCTGCACGTACACGTGCTTGGCGCTGCGCTTCACCGTGAGGCGCGGAGCTTCCTTGGTGCCGCGCACCACGGCACGCACCCGGGCGGCGCGGCGCATGGCGGAAGCGCGTTTCTTCGCAATGAGGTTGGTCATACGGGATTCGCGTTTATTCGGCGGCCTTGCCCGCGGCCTTTCCGGCCTTGCGGCGGATCGTCTCGTCCAAGTACTTGATCCCTTTGCCCTTGTACGGCTCCGGCTTCTTCAAGGAGCGGATCTGGGCCGCGATCTCTCCCACCTGGATCTTATCAGGCCCGCTCAGGGTGATCACGTTCTTCTCCACCTTGGCGGTGATCCCTTCCGGGATCGGGAAATCGATGTCGTGGCTGAACCCGAGCGCAAGGACGAGCTTCTTGCCGGAAAGGGTCACGCGGAAGCCGACGCCGTTCACTTCGAGCGCCTTGGTGAACCCGGCCGTGACGCCTACCACCATGTTGGCGATGTTGGCGCGCCAGGTCCCCCAGAGGGAGCGCTCAAAGACGTCCTCCTGGTCCTTCACCGTGAGCTCCACGGCTTTCCCGCCCTCCGCGAGGGTCACGGACACGGCCGGGTGCACGGTGGCGCGAAGCTCGCCCAGAGGCCCCTTCACGCAGACCTGCTGGCCGTCGATCGTCACCGTGACAGCCTCGGGGACGGGGATGGGTTTCTTGCCGACGCGGGACATATCAGGAAATTTCGCAAATCACCTCGCCGCCGAGCCGGCGGGAGCGCGCTTCGCGGTTCGTCATGAGGCCGTTGGGGGTGGAAATGATGGAGATGCCCATGCCGGACATCACCGGGCGGATCTCGCCGGTCTTCATGTACACGCGGCTTCCGGGCTTGCTCACGCGCCGCAGCGTGCGCAGGCGCGGACGGTCGTGCTCGTAGGCGAGCGCCACGCGGATCATCGCATGCGGGACCTGCCCGGTCTTCTCGACCGAGGACAGGTACCCTTCGCGCTTGAGGATGTTCGCGATGGCCTCCTTGAGGTTTGAGTGCGGCAGCTCCACGACGTCGCGACGCACGGCAAGCGCGTTGCGCAGCCGGGTGAGCATGTCGGAAACGGGGTCGGTGATCATAGGAGGTGGGCTTACCAGCTGGCCTTCGTCACCCCGGGGATTTCCCCGCGGTTCGCGAGCTCGCGGAAGCAGATGCGGCACAAGGCGAACTGGCGCATGAACGCGCGCTTGCGCCCGCAGCGCCAGCAGCGGTTCACCACGCGCGTGGTGAACTTCGGCTTGCGGGCGGACTTGGCGACCTGGTTTTTCGTGGCCATAGGGGGTTTAGGCGTTCTTCTCCTCGATGGGCATCCCGAGCGCTTTCAGGAGCGCCAGGGCCTCGGGCTTCGTCTTCGCGCTGGTGCCGATCGTCACTTGCAGCCCGTGCACCACCTCGATCTCGTCGCTGCGGATCTCCGGGAACGCGATGTGCTCCTTGAACCCCATCGTGTAGTTGCCCTGGCCGTCGAATCCCCTCTCCGGCAGGCCGCGGAAGTCGCGCATGCGCGGGATGGAAACCTTGATGAGCTTCTCCAGGAAATCCCACATGCGCGCGCCGCGCAGGGTCACCTTCATCCCGATCACCATCCCCTCCCGGATCTTGAAGTTGGAGATGGAGATGCGGGCCTTGGTCTTTACCGGCTGCTGCCCGGTGATGCGCCGCAGCGTGGACTCGGCGGTCTCCAGGAACTTGGCGTCCTTGAGCCCCTTGCTCAATCCGACGTTGAGGGTGACCTTGGTGATTGCGGGCACCGCATGCACGTTCTTGTACCCGAACGCCTGGCGCAGGGCCGGGATCGCGACGGTCTTGTAGTGTTCTTTCAATGCCATACGGTTAGCCGATATCCTCCGTTCCGCCCTTCGTCCGAAGGACGCGCACCTTCGTCCGCTTGCCGGCGGTCTCGAGGAACTTGTAGCCGACGCGGCCCGTCTTCCCGCCCTTCCCGACCACCATCACGTTGGAGGCGTGGAGCGGCGAGGGGAACTGGATCTTCTGGCCTTTCCCGCCGGAGGCGCGGTTGCCGCGCAGGTGACGCGTGGCGAGGTTCACGCCCTCGACCACCACGCGATTGAGCGACGGGAACACTTGCAGGACCTTGCCCTGCTTGCCCTTGTCCTTTCCCGCAATCACGCGGACGATGTCTGTGGTCTTGAGTTTCATAGGGGTCTAGAGCACTTCCGTGGCGAGCGAGATGATCTTCCCGAATCCGCGGGCGCGCAGCTCGCGCGCCACCGGCCCGAAAATGCGCGTCCCCTTGGGGTCCTTGGTCTTCGGGTCGACGATGACGCCGGCGTTCTCGTCGAAGCGGATGTAGGTGCCGTCCTTGCGGCGCGTCTCCTTATGGGCGCGCACGATCACCACGTGCACCACGTCGCTCTTCTTGACGGTGCCGTGAGGCGCGGCTTCCTTGACGACGGCGTTCACCACGTCGCCGATGCCGGCCACGTCCTTCTTGTACCCGCCGCGCACGCGGATCACCTGGAGCTTCTTCGCCCCGGTGTTGTCGGCCACTTTCAGCATTGTGCGATGTTGCACCATATCAGGCCTTGTTGATCACGCGCCACCGCTTGTCGCGGCTGAGCGGGCGGGTCTCCACGAACGAGACGGTCTCCCCGGCCTTGTGGACGTTCCCCTCGTCGTGCACCTTGAACTTCCGGCTTTGCACGTAGCGCTTGCCGTATTTGGGGTGCACGACGGTGCGGTCCACCCGGACGACGATGGTCTTGTCCATCTTGTCCGAGACGACCGTCCCGACGAACGTGCGGGCCGTGGTCTTTTGAGGATGTTCCATAACGGGTCGGTTAGGCGGAAGCCTTCTCGGCGAGGACCGCGTTCACGCGGGAAAGGCGCAGGCGCGTCTCGCGCACCTCGCGCACGTCCTTCACCTGGTTGCTCGAGAGCTTGAACGCGCGGTCGCGCAGCCGCGTGCGCAGGATCGCCCGCTCGCGCACGAGCGCCTCGGACGACTTGCCGCGCAGCTCCTTCAATTCGTCGGTACGCTTCATATCGCGGGGGCTAGAGGACGTCGCGGGTGACGACGCGGGTCTTCATCGGGAGCTTGTGCCGCGCGAGCTCCATGGCCTCGCGCGCCACCTCGCTCGTGACGCCGTCCATCTCGAACATGACGGTGCCCGGGCGGACGATGGCCACGTAATGGTCCACCGCGCCCTTCCCCTTGCCCATCGGCATCTCGGCCCCCTTGGTGGTGACCGGCTTGTCGGGGAAGATGCGGATCCACAGCTTGCCGCCGCGCTTCATCGCGCGGGTCATGGCGCGGCGCGCCGCCTCGATCTGGCGCGAGCTCACCCACGCCTCGTCCATGGCCTTGAGCCCCCACGAACCGAACGCGAGGCGGATCTTGCGGGTCGCGACGCGCTTGCCGCGCGCGCGGCCCTTGTGCCACTTGCGATGCTTTACTTTTTTGGGGATAAGCATACGGGGACGTTAGGCGGCCCTGGCTTCGGCCTGGGCGGCGGTCTTGGCCGCGAACTTCTCCCCGCGATTCACCCATACCTTGATGCCGATGGTGCCGTAGATGGTATAGGCGGTCTCGCGGGCGAAATCGATGTCCGCGCGCAGGTTGTGCAGCGGGATCTTGCCGCTCGCGAGCGTCTCCACGCGGGCGATCTCGGCGCCGTTGAGGCGTCCGCCGATGGTGATCTTCACCCCCTCGGCGCCGCTCTTCAGCACCCGCTCGATCGCCATCTTCATGCTGCGACGGAACGGCATGCGCTTCTCGATGTCGGCGGCGATCTGCTGGCCGATCAGGGAGGCGGAGAGCGACGGCTGGGCGATCTCCTTCACGTTCACCGTGAGGTTCACCTTGCGGCCGCGGAAGAACTCTCCCTTGATCTTCTTCACGAGCTCCTCGATGCCGGCGCCGCCGCGGCCGATGACGATGCCGGGCTTCCCCGCATGGACGTTGACGGCAAGGATGCCGCGGCTGCGGTCGATCACGATGCGGTCGACCAGCGCGTCCTTGAGCGCCTTCTTCAGGAAGCGGCGGATGGAGACGTCCTCGCGGAGGTTCTGGCGGAACGCGTCCTTGGACGCGAACCACGTGGCGTCCCAGTCCTTGGTGACGGCGAGCCGGAAGGATTTCGGATGGACTTTGTGACCCATATCAGGTGGTGGCCTTGGCCTTCTTCATGGCCGCCGGCTTTCCGACGGAGGCGGATCCGCCTTTGGCGGGCTTGGCGGGTTTCTTTTTCGTCTCCGGCGCCTTCCCTTCCATCCCCGCGATGGGCGCGAGCGTGACGCTCACGTGGCTCATGCGCTTGCGGATGGGGGCCGCGCGGCCGAAGGCGCGGGCGCGCCAGCGGTGCAGGACCGGGCCGCCGTCGGCCATGATCGACTTCACGTACAGGGAAGAGGCGTCGAGGCCGAAATTGTGCTGCGCGTTGGCGGCCGCGGAGTTGATGAGCTTGATCACGGGGAGCGCCGCCGCCTTTTTCATGAAGGTAAGCTGCGCGATCGCGCGGGCGACCGGCATGCCGCGCACGAGATCGATAATGAGGCGCACCTTGCGGGGCGACACGCGGACGTAGCGGGCTTTTGCGTGGACTTCCATAAGCGGTTACTTCTTCGCGGCCGGGGCGGCCGCAGCGGGCTTCGGCGTGCCGCCGGCTGCGGCGGCTTCGGTGTCCTTCTGGAGCTTGCCTCCGTGGCGGACGAACTTGCGGGTCGGGGAGAATTCGCCGAGCTTGTGCCCGACCATGTTCTCGACGACGCGCACCGGGACGTGGTCGCGGCCGTTATGCACCGCGATGGTGAATCCCACCATCTCCGGCGTGATCGAGGAGGCGCGCGCCCAGGTCTTGATCACCGTCTTGTCGCCGGCCCGAAGCTTCCCCACTTTCTTGAGGAGCTTCTGGTCGACGTACGGGCCTTTCTTGGAACTGCGAGACATAGGGAGTACGGCTTAGGCGCCCACGAACCGGCCCTTCGGGCGGCGGGAGACGATGAACTTGTCCGAGGCCTGCTTGCGGCGGGTCTTCACGCCCAGCGCGGGCTTCCCCTGAGGGGTCTTGGGATGGACGAGGCCGATGGAGTTCTTGGCCTCGCCGCCGCCGTGCGGGTGGTCGACCGGGTTCATCACCTTGCCGCGCACGCTCGGGCGGATGCCGCGATGGCGCATGCGTCCGGCCTTGCCCCAGCGGACGAGGCGGCGGTCCTGGTTGGACGCGCTTCCGATCGTCGCCATGCACTCGCGCGCGACGAGGCGGACCTCGCCGGACGGGAGCTTGAGGGTGGCGTACGCGCCTTCGACGGCCATGAGGGCCACGGAGGCGCCGGCGCCGCGGGCGATCTGGCCGCCCTTGCCGGGCATGATCTCCACGTCGAACACGTTGATGCCGGCCGGGATGTGCTCGAGCGAGAAGCGGTTGCCCACCTTGATCTCGCCCTTCTGCTTGGAACACACGATCGTCTCGCCCACGGGGAGGTCCGCCGGGGCCACGATGTAACGCTTCTCGCCGTCCTGGTACTGCAGCAGCGCGAGACGCGCGCCGCGGCTCGGATCGTACTCGATGGCGATCACGCGCGCGGGCACGTCGAACTTGTCGCGAACCGCGTCGACGACGCGCAGGCGGCGCTTGGCCCCGCCGCCCTGGTGACGGACGGTGATCTTGCCGCTTGCGTTGCGGCCGGCCTTGCGGCGGCGCGCCGTGGTGAGCTTCTTCTCCGGCCCCTTCTTCCCTTTCTTCGTAAGGTCGGCAAAGGCGTCGACGCTTGAGTGGCGGCGACCGGCGGTGGTCGGGTTGTATTGTTTC encodes the following:
- a CDS encoding asparagine--tRNA ligase; the encoded protein is MTSTTVSEIGAHVGQEIELKGWAYNFRSSGKIFFLQFRDGTGRVQVVYSKAALSQEQWAILESIRLESSVIVTGTVKPDRAGTGFELDGTSFKAIQIAPDDYPIGKKDHGPDFLHDQRHLWLRSEKQWAIQRVRNTIINSTFAYLNEQGFIKIDSPILTPNACEGTTELFEMDYFELGKAYLSQSGQLYLEAAVMSVGRCFDFGPVFRAEKSKTRRHLTEFWMMDAEAAFVEHEGNLAIQEGLICRIVADVLAKNAHELKILERDVEPLKKVQAPFVRMTHAEAVKKLRELGSDIGDMDDLGADDETILTKQYDRPIFVEKYPAVVKAFYMKRDPADPTRVLNADLLAPEGYGEIIGGSQREDDHDALLARIREHALPVDQFQWYLDLRKYGSVPHSGFGYGLERIVGWICGVQHIRETIPFPRLINRLTP
- the recO gene encoding DNA repair protein RecO encodes the protein MATLFRTTGVVLSRRDHREADRWYSAFTDGYGKVEFLARGGHKPLAKLTPHLEMPAEIDLLLVDGRQYFTVAASDRVRAFSNLYTDPGKLTLVSGALHLVDIGTKPHEADPVLYDELKRFLSAVDEAPALSAERAGFLLAAFALKLLAIIGYRPELANCLACKDALRPGSYRWYAPKGGVVCDGCATRDASQWFAARPMKDETLKLIRFALAERFEHQLRPHLPADTLEAFHEAVESLIISHFPTIPANSLRAACIV
- the ruvX gene encoding Holliday junction resolvase RuvX, encoding MRILGIDYGDKKIGLAFGDSTVGVAVPLDVVPNRGEETIRVFAKRVSAEDIDMIVVGVPLSTGGHHSSAQLDKTRAFIKALEGAISIPVVEEDESYTTAESIRLQREEGSDAEEDALAAMLIVQQYLGRRIERT
- the map gene encoding type I methionyl aminopeptidase; protein product: MSMTKTPEEIEKLRRGGALLSRALKAAVDAVKPGAVVKDIDAVAEKVIRDGGGTPSFLGYQNDKDDPPFPSTVCVSINAEVVHGLGNRDLTLKEGDVVGLDIGCWFEGLCTDMAVTVPVGKVDAAAAKLIRVTRQALMDAVAAVKVGGEIEDVARAVERSVGPHGYGIVRALTGHGVGHKVHEAPHVPNFTSPHHPKVKIKEGMVLALEPMLGEGDYRVKTADDGWAVVMADGKRGSHFEVTIVVTKDGPEIITPLPV
- a CDS encoding nucleoside monophosphate kinase — protein: MNAPLKILLLGPQGSGKGTQAKLVARELGIPAFSMGQLLRDEIATGSALGKEIDAIIAPGNLVSDQTAARVLRKRLGQSDVKNGYLLDGYPRSKEQAKAFTFDKPTHVVVIEVPKEESLRRLSGRLTCFTCGTVYSMKDGRKPGDACECGGRMDVRKDDTPEAIEKRLRIYEEETEPLIAVYGGQGLVRRIDGVGEVEEIHNRIVKAIDR
- the secY gene encoding preprotein translocase subunit SecY; this translates as MLPIRRIWKSPEVRKSLLFVFALLVVTRFAAHVPVPGVNPDALTSLASGNQLFGLLNLVSGGTLTNFSVVALGVGPYITASIIFQLLAMIVPSMEEMQKEEQGRARINRWTRLLTVPLAFLQGYSLILLFGSQASGQAIFTDSTAFTVVLAITAMTAGTVFLMWLGELISEKNVGNGISIIIFSGIIAGLPSGLSQAFATYDRSQLVTVLGFAAVVVVTVVAIVVMNEAVRKIPVQYARQMRGSRLAGAVSSFLPLKLNLGGVIPIIFAISMILFPTTLAQFFVNATTPAVREAAQWIIRMFENQTVYATTFAVLVFAFTFFYASVIFHPDRVAENLQKQGGFIPGIRPGVPTAQYLGWITNRLLLAGATFLAIVAVLPNVVQATSGNASLIIGGTSVLIVVSVVIDTVKQIEAQLTMREYEL